CCCCAGACCGCCGATGGGCGGCGGTCCTCGGCCCGGTGGATCCCGGCCCAGTACCCCTCGACCCTCCCGGCCTTCCGGTTCCCGGCCCTCCCGGAGCTTCGGCGGCGGGAGCCGCAGCGGTGGCTTCAGCGGCAAGGGCTTCGGCGGGAGCTCCCGTTCCGGCGGAGGCAGCCGTGGCGGCGGCTTCAGCGGGAAAGGCTTCGGCGGAGGCAAGAGATAAGCTAAATAAAAAAATAGCGGCAGGAACGAAGTTCCTGCCGCTATTTTTTCAGCTGGTTATGATTCCCGGAATAATTCGTCATAGGTGGTGTGCAGGGCGTCTCGGATGCCCCGGAGCTGGGTGGCTTCAATATGTCGGACACCACGTTCGATCTTCACCAGTGTCTCACGGGTCATGTTGATGCCCTCCAGCTGCAGCAGCTGCACCAGCTGGGTCTGCTTGATGTGTTGAGCCAGACGGATGCGGCGTATATTCTCTCCGATGCGGATGCTGTCCTGCTTGATTTTCTGTTCCACGGGCTTACCTCCCATAAAATTATGGTTCGGGGTACTCTGATATTTGCTGCTCAATTTGCCGGACGATATCGCTGGGCGGAATATCCAGCGCCTGTGCGATTTTGAAAAGGGTATCGAGGGTGGGACTCCGCAGTCCACGCTCGATTTTGCTGTAATGGGTGCGGTCCAGACCGGCCAGACCGCTGAGGACCTCCTGTGACATTCCCTTTCGGAGCCGATAGCTTTGAATCACCTGCCCCACCAGAGCGGCGCTGACCATGACCTCACCTTCTTTCCCTGTTATCATAACAGGAAGCAAAGAACGGAATGAGGTCACTTGACCCCGACGACAAAAAGGTGTAGAATGGACCTATCTAAATTGGGGGGTGGAATAGATGAAGCGGGTGGAGATACTGGTGGAGGAGAGCCTATACGAATTCTACCGGAAGGTAGGGGCGCAGGCCGGGGGCCTGCCGGCGGAGCGGGTCATGGCGGATGCACTGCTGAAGCTGGCAGGGGAGTTGTCGCTGCAGGCGCTGGAGAAAAAGCGGCGGCCGTGAGAAAGGAAAAAACCGTGGAAGCTGTGCTTCCACGGTTTTTTGAACGTAAATTTTACTCGGCGGGGTAAACAGAAACCTGCTTACGATCCTTGCCCAGACGCTCGAAGCGAACCACACCGTTAGCCTTGGCGAACAGGGTGTCGTCGGAGCCACGGCCCACGTTGGCACCGGCGTGGATATGCGTGCCACGCTGGCGAACCAGAATGTTGCCGGCCAGAACGTGCTGACCATCCGCACGCTTGGGACCCAGGCGCTTGGACTCGGAATCACGGCCGTTCTTGGTGGAGCCCATACCTTTTTTGTGGGCGAAGAATTGCAGACCAATGTTCAGCATATTTCAGTACCATCCTTTCTGTAAGGGTAGAGAAGAGGAGGGCGGTCAGCCTTCCATAACTTCAATGTTATCGGGATATTCGTCGTGAAGCTGCGCCAGATAGACCATCAGCCCCGTCAGGAGATTCTGACAGGTGGACTCGGCCGTGTTGGCCAGTCCGCCGGGGAGCCGAAGGGAAATCGAGGCATCCGCTTCCCGCACCTTTACCGCAGCACACAGACCCATCACGTCGTTTACGGTGGCCTCCACCAGACGGACGGCGCTGGTAATGGCGGCGCAGACGATGTCTTCGCCGGATTCTCCCCAGCCGCTGTGGCCCTGCACGTCAAACCCGATGATGCGTGCATCCTCCGTGAGGAATGTAACGGTCGTCATGCCTTAGAAAGAGATCTTGCCGATCTCCACCTTGGTGTAGGGCTGACGATGACCCTGCCGTTTGCGGTAACCCTTCTTGGGGGTGTACTTGAAGATACGGATCTTCTTGCCCTTGCCGTTCTTCACCACGGTGGCATCCACCTTGGCACCCTCCACCACGGGAGTGCCGAACTTGGAGTTCTCGCCGTCCACGATGGCCAGCACCTGATCAAAGACCACGGCGTCGCCGGCGTTGACGTCCAGCTTCTCGATGAAAAGCGTATCACCCTCGGAAACGTTGTACTGCTTACCACCGGTCACGATAATTGCCTGCATTACTTGTTGCACCTGCCTTTCCTTTATAACGGACTCGCTGTCGGGGGCGTCGGCTGCGGGAGCCGAAACTTCTACCCATTCAAAGCGGCTTATAAAGTATACCAGCCGGGCGAGGCTTTGTCAACGCCTTTTGGGGAGATTTTGCGGCATTTTCTCCGGAATATTCAAAAAAATGTCATGACTTTTTCCGTACAATGGGGTACAATGAATGAAAATAAGTGTTTGGAGGAAATTTCCCTTGAGAAAGCTCTATGACGCCGCAGACCGGTTCTGCGCCCGGCATCCCCGCTTCGGCGTGCCGGATCTGATGCGCTATATCGTTATCGGCAATGTGGTGGTGTTTTTTCTGATCATGCTGACCAGAGGCACCAACGCCAATGCCCTGAACTTCCTGTATTTTGATCCGCAGATGGTGCTGCGGGGTGAGGTGTGGCGCATCGTCACCTACATTTTCGTACCCAGTACCACCAGTGTGTTCTGGCTGGTGGTGGAGCTGTATTTCTACTACTGGA
The genomic region above belongs to Vescimonas coprocola and contains:
- the rpmA gene encoding 50S ribosomal protein L27; translated protein: MLNIGLQFFAHKKGMGSTKNGRDSESKRLGPKRADGQHVLAGNILVRQRGTHIHAGANVGRGSDDTLFAKANGVVRFERLGKDRKQVSVYPAE
- a CDS encoding helix-turn-helix domain-containing protein encodes the protein MEQKIKQDSIRIGENIRRIRLAQHIKQTQLVQLLQLEGINMTRETLVKIERGVRHIEATQLRGIRDALHTTYDELFRES
- the rplU gene encoding 50S ribosomal protein L21 — its product is MQAIIVTGGKQYNVSEGDTLFIEKLDVNAGDAVVFDQVLAIVDGENSKFGTPVVEGAKVDATVVKNGKGKKIRIFKYTPKKGYRKRQGHRQPYTKVEIGKISF
- a CDS encoding ribosomal-processing cysteine protease Prp, with product MTTVTFLTEDARIIGFDVQGHSGWGESGEDIVCAAITSAVRLVEATVNDVMGLCAAVKVREADASISLRLPGGLANTAESTCQNLLTGLMVYLAQLHDEYPDNIEVMEG
- a CDS encoding helix-turn-helix domain-containing protein, with protein sequence MVSAALVGQVIQSYRLRKGMSQEVLSGLAGLDRTHYSKIERGLRSPTLDTLFKIAQALDIPPSDIVRQIEQQISEYPEP